GATAATTAAAATGAAAAAAGACATTCATCCAAAAGATTACAGATTCGTTGTTTTTAAAGATATATCGAACGATTATACATTTTTAACAAAATCTTCAGTTCATACAAAAGAAACTATTAAATGGGAAGATGGTAAAGAATATCCACTCTTTAAGCTTGAAATTTCAAATACATCTCATCCATTTTATACAGGTAAAAT
The Bacteroidota bacterium genome window above contains:
- a CDS encoding type B 50S ribosomal protein L31, yielding MKKDIHPKDYRFVVFKDISNDYTFLTKSSVHTKETIKWEDGKEYPLFKLEISNTSHPFYTGK